In the Microcoleus sp. FACHB-672 genome, one interval contains:
- the pgsB gene encoding poly-gamma-glutamate synthase PgsB, producing MTVFLLSLTVFYLYIAWLQLGYLNFQKQRDKIEWRVHVNGIRGKSTVTRYVTAVFREAGYHTFGKTTGSAARILRPDGQDYDFGRKGYPNVNEQVKMVKDFSRQKAEAAVLECMAVNPVYAKWLEEKVMRSHIGIITNVRYDHPEYMGETLEEIAESLSNTIPENGILITAEAEPRLLKILKKNAKRNNSLLLVADGKTIDVSDLAGFSHFAIEDNIAVG from the coding sequence ATGACTGTATTCTTGCTGTCCTTAACAGTTTTCTATTTATATATTGCTTGGCTTCAGTTGGGTTATCTAAACTTTCAGAAGCAACGAGACAAGATTGAGTGGCGAGTTCATGTGAATGGAATTAGAGGAAAATCCACTGTTACTAGGTATGTTACTGCGGTGTTTCGAGAGGCTGGATACCACACCTTTGGTAAAACCACAGGTAGTGCTGCTCGCATTTTGCGTCCTGACGGACAAGACTATGATTTTGGGCGCAAAGGATATCCAAACGTAAACGAACAGGTCAAAATGGTTAAGGACTTTAGCCGGCAGAAAGCAGAAGCAGCAGTGCTGGAGTGTATGGCAGTGAATCCAGTCTATGCAAAGTGGTTGGAAGAAAAGGTCATGCGCTCGCACATTGGCATTATTACTAATGTGCGTTATGACCATCCCGAATATATGGGAGAGACTCTAGAAGAAATTGCTGAATCATTATCCAATACTATTCCTGAAAACGGCATTCTAATTACAGCAGAAGCGGAACCTCGTCTGCTCAAGATTTTAAAGAAGAACGCTAAGCGCAACAACTCCCTGTTGCTTGTTGCGGATGGAAAAACAATAGATGTGAGTGATTTGGCAGGGTTCTCTCACTTTGCGATTGAAGATAACATTGCCGTTGGTTAG
- a CDS encoding cobalt-precorrin-6A reductase, translating into MMGSANSLLTRSNNGRIWLIGGTQESATLANRIAQEQWPCTISVTTEAATALYPPAPVLRVRVGKLDALQLGQFLQTESICAILDASHPYAVEVSKLAIATACQYQIPYLRYERPRLDLISHADNPNCADLGLENSQIFTSLDSFDTLLRSEILTGQRVLLTVGYRTLILFQPWQDKCTLFARILPSVPALEAALAAGFTPDRLIALRPPVSLDLERSLWQQWQISLVVTKASGVAGGEDVKRIVASELGVPVVVIDRPAIEYPQQTSDVATAVEFCRQHITL; encoded by the coding sequence ATGATGGGTTCTGCAAATAGTTTGTTGACTCGCTCTAATAATGGTCGCATCTGGCTGATTGGCGGAACTCAAGAAAGTGCGACTCTGGCAAATAGGATTGCTCAGGAGCAATGGCCTTGTACAATCTCTGTAACGACGGAAGCAGCTACGGCTTTGTACCCACCGGCACCAGTGTTGCGCGTGCGGGTTGGCAAGTTGGACGCACTTCAGCTAGGGCAATTTTTGCAGACTGAGTCAATTTGTGCGATTTTAGATGCTTCCCATCCCTACGCGGTAGAAGTTTCTAAACTTGCGATTGCGACTGCTTGCCAATATCAAATCCCTTATCTGCGTTATGAACGCCCAAGGCTAGATTTAATCTCACACGCCGATAATCCAAATTGTGCCGATCTTGGCTTAGAAAATTCTCAAATCTTCACCAGCTTAGACAGTTTCGACACGCTGTTAAGAAGTGAAATTTTAACAGGACAGCGAGTGTTGTTAACTGTCGGATACCGGACTCTAATTTTATTTCAACCTTGGCAAGATAAATGCACCCTATTTGCCCGGATTTTGCCTTCTGTGCCGGCGCTAGAGGCAGCTTTGGCGGCTGGATTTACTCCTGATCGCCTAATTGCGCTGCGTCCGCCGGTTTCGTTGGATTTGGAGAGATCCCTATGGCAGCAGTGGCAGATTTCTCTAGTGGTGACAAAGGCATCTGGGGTTGCCGGTGGTGAGGATGTGAAGCGGATCGTTGCGAGTGAGTTGGGTGTGCCGGTGGTGGTGATAGATAGGCCGGCTATTGAGTATCCGCAACAAACAAGTGATGTTGCAACGGCTGTGGAATTTTGCCGGCAGCATATTACTCTTTAA
- a CDS encoding class I SAM-dependent methyltransferase, with protein sequence MSKKRDLPVQGGKDIPPERSYDFSLTSDNWQSQLSQVALRFNRQYRKEPFDLPAEVEAMPIFHEWAAGTLQAKIVSPFWEIAQPQKNQRCLDVGCGVSFLIYPWRDWEAYFYGQEISTVAREALNARGPQLNSKLFKGVEQGPAHQLKYEPAQFDLAIATGFSCYFSLEYWDAVMAEVKRVLKPGGLFVFDVLDPEAPLSENWAILETYLGAEVFLEPVADWEKTIKAAGAQIVKRQPGELFQLYKTRF encoded by the coding sequence ATGTCTAAAAAGCGCGATTTGCCGGTTCAGGGCGGTAAAGATATTCCGCCGGAACGTTCCTATGATTTCAGCCTGACATCAGACAACTGGCAATCTCAATTGTCTCAGGTGGCTTTGCGCTTTAACCGGCAGTATCGAAAAGAACCTTTCGATCTGCCGGCAGAAGTTGAAGCGATGCCGATTTTTCACGAGTGGGCTGCCGGTACTTTACAAGCTAAAATTGTTTCTCCTTTCTGGGAAATTGCCCAACCCCAAAAGAATCAACGCTGCTTGGATGTTGGCTGTGGTGTTAGCTTTTTAATCTATCCGTGGCGCGATTGGGAAGCCTATTTTTACGGCCAAGAAATCAGCACTGTAGCACGGGAGGCTTTAAATGCCCGTGGTCCCCAACTTAATTCAAAATTGTTTAAAGGGGTAGAACAGGGGCCGGCTCACCAGTTAAAATATGAGCCGGCTCAGTTTGATTTGGCAATTGCTACAGGTTTTAGCTGTTATTTCTCTCTCGAATATTGGGATGCGGTGATGGCTGAGGTTAAGCGGGTGCTTAAACCAGGTGGTTTGTTTGTTTTTGATGTGCTCGATCCTGAGGCACCTTTATCGGAAAATTGGGCGATTTTAGAAACTTATCTGGGGGCTGAAGTGTTTCTCGAACCTGTAGCGGATTGGGAAAAAACGATAAAAGCTGCCGGTGCTCAGATCGTTAAGCGGCAACCGGGTGAGTTATTTCAATTGTATAAAACTCGATTTTAA
- a CDS encoding mannose-1-phosphate guanyltransferase — protein MRAVLMAGGSGTRLRPLTCDLPKPMVPILNRPIAEHIINLLRRHNITEIIATLHYLPDVMRDYFQDGSEFGVQMTYAVEEDQPLGTAGCVKNIAELLDQTFLVISGDSITDFNLAAAIQYHKQKKSKATIVLTHVPNPIEFGVVITDKEGRIRRFLEKPSTSEIFSDTVNTGIYILEPEVLDYLPANRESDFSNDLFPMLLDRDEPMYGYIAEGYWCDVGNLDTYRSSQYDGLHNKVKLDFAYEERSVGLWIGQNTYIDSTAHIESPALIGNNCRIGPRVQIDAGTVIGDNVTIGADADIKRPIIWNGVIVGDEAHLRACVTARGVRVDRRAHVLEGAVVGALSSVGEEAQVSPGVRVWPSKNIESGATLNINLIWGHAAQRNLFGQRGVSGLANIDITPEFAVKLGAAYGSTLKPGANVAVSRDQRSISRMVSRSLIAGLMSVGTNIQNLEATAIPVTRTVVPTLSVAGGIHVRVHPDRADSLLIEFFDENGINITKAREKKIEGAYFKEDFRRAQIHEIGHMAYPSQVLDLYSIAFEKNLNREAIHHTRAKVVIDYVYAVSGAVLPQLLAKFGCDAVVLNASLNQSAPSTDDRESLLIQLGHVVEALRANFGVQVSANGEQMILVDESGSPIRGEMLTAMMVNMILTANPRGTVVVPIHTSSAVEQIARRHDGRVIRTKANPTALMEACQMNPNVVLGGSGEMGFIFPQLHPGFDAMFCIAKLIEMLTLQERSLAQIRSELPRVVHRSYTMRCPWTIKGALMRHLVEIHSTDSLELVDGVKVFDRGRDNWVLILPDAGEPLVHIFANSNSAEWVDETLRDYRNRIQVFITQES, from the coding sequence ATGCGAGCAGTGCTAATGGCTGGAGGCTCAGGAACGCGGCTGAGACCGCTGACTTGCGATCTGCCCAAACCGATGGTGCCTATCCTGAATCGACCGATTGCTGAGCACATCATCAATCTTCTCAGAAGGCACAATATTACAGAAATTATTGCGACACTGCATTATTTGCCAGATGTCATGCGCGACTACTTTCAAGATGGCAGCGAATTTGGCGTGCAGATGACGTATGCCGTAGAAGAAGATCAGCCATTAGGAACCGCCGGCTGCGTTAAGAATATTGCAGAACTGCTAGACCAAACCTTTTTAGTGATTAGCGGTGACAGCATCACCGACTTTAATTTAGCCGCCGCGATTCAGTATCACAAACAAAAGAAGTCAAAAGCCACCATTGTTCTCACCCACGTTCCCAATCCGATTGAATTCGGCGTGGTGATTACCGATAAAGAAGGCCGGATTCGCCGATTTTTAGAAAAACCTTCCACGAGCGAAATTTTTTCCGATACCGTGAACACCGGCATCTATATTTTAGAACCCGAAGTTTTAGATTATTTGCCGGCTAATCGAGAAAGCGACTTTTCCAACGATTTATTTCCCATGCTTTTAGACCGAGATGAGCCGATGTACGGCTACATTGCAGAGGGATACTGGTGCGATGTCGGGAACCTAGACACTTACCGCTCCTCCCAGTACGATGGTCTGCATAACAAAGTCAAACTCGATTTTGCCTACGAAGAGCGCTCTGTAGGACTGTGGATAGGCCAAAACACTTATATCGATTCCACCGCTCACATTGAATCACCGGCTCTGATCGGCAACAACTGCCGGATCGGCCCTCGTGTGCAGATCGATGCCGGTACCGTGATTGGCGACAACGTCACCATCGGTGCTGATGCCGACATCAAACGCCCCATCATCTGGAATGGCGTTATTGTCGGCGATGAAGCCCATCTACGAGCCTGCGTAACTGCAAGAGGGGTGCGGGTAGATCGGCGGGCTCATGTCTTAGAAGGTGCCGTCGTTGGGGCGCTCTCAAGCGTCGGAGAAGAAGCCCAAGTCAGCCCCGGCGTGCGAGTCTGGCCCAGCAAAAATATCGAATCTGGGGCAACTTTAAACATTAACTTAATTTGGGGTCACGCCGCCCAGCGCAATCTTTTCGGCCAGCGGGGTGTCTCCGGACTGGCCAATATCGACATCACCCCAGAATTTGCTGTCAAATTAGGAGCCGCTTATGGTTCCACCTTAAAACCCGGTGCCAATGTCGCGGTATCGCGCGATCAGCGCAGTATCTCCCGCATGGTTTCCCGCTCCCTGATTGCCGGTTTAATGTCTGTGGGAACCAATATCCAAAACCTAGAAGCCACCGCGATTCCTGTAACCCGCACAGTTGTGCCCACCTTATCCGTTGCCGGTGGCATTCACGTGCGCGTGCACCCTGACCGGGCGGATTCCCTCTTAATAGAATTCTTTGATGAGAACGGCATTAATATCACCAAAGCCCGCGAGAAAAAAATAGAGGGGGCTTATTTCAAAGAAGACTTTCGGCGAGCACAGATTCATGAAATCGGCCACATGGCTTACCCCAGTCAAGTGCTCGATCTCTACAGCATCGCCTTTGAAAAGAATCTTAATAGAGAAGCAATTCACCACACTCGCGCCAAGGTGGTGATTGACTATGTTTATGCCGTTTCTGGAGCCGTGCTGCCGCAACTGCTGGCAAAATTTGGCTGTGATGCCGTGGTGCTCAATGCCAGTCTCAACCAAAGCGCACCCTCAACAGACGACCGGGAGAGCCTGCTCATTCAACTGGGCCATGTGGTGGAAGCGCTCAGGGCTAATTTTGGCGTGCAGGTATCTGCCAATGGGGAACAGATGATTCTTGTGGATGAATCTGGCAGCCCAATTCGTGGGGAAATGCTGACCGCGATGATGGTGAATATGATTCTGACCGCAAATCCCAGGGGAACAGTGGTGGTGCCGATTCACACCTCAAGTGCGGTTGAGCAAATTGCCCGCCGGCACGATGGTCGAGTGATTCGCACGAAAGCCAATCCCACAGCCTTGATGGAGGCGTGTCAGATGAATCCGAATGTGGTTTTAGGCGGCAGCGGCGAGATGGGCTTTATTTTCCCGCAACTGCATCCGGGGTTTGATGCAATGTTCTGCATTGCCAAGTTAATTGAGATGCTGACCTTGCAAGAGCGTTCCCTGGCCCAAATTCGCTCGGAATTGCCCCGCGTTGTTCATCGTTCCTACACCATGCGCTGCCCTTGGACGATTAAAGGGGCTTTGATGCGCCATCTGGTAGAAATCCACTCTACTGATAGTTTGGAGTTAGTGGATGGGGTGAAGGTCTTTGATCGGGGTCGGGATAATTGGGTGTTAATTTTGCCCGATGCCGGCGAACCGTTGGTGCACATCTTCGCGAACAGCAACAGTGCCGAATGGGTGGATGAAACCTTGCGGGATTACCGCAACCGCATTCAGGTGTTTATCACGCAAGAGTCGTGA
- a CDS encoding single-stranded DNA-binding protein: protein MNSCILMAEIIQDPQLRYTPDNQIPIAEMLVQFPGSRAEDPPATLKVVGWGNLAQEIQERYHQGDQVVIEGRLNMNTIDRPEGFKEKRAELTAQRIHILGANAGFSSPAAPASAPSNVVPLGSRTPPTPAPRWSDAPTGGESKPSWQQSPAGNTQTPPPASRPAPIPPTPESDSDSPLDEIPF from the coding sequence ATGAACAGCTGCATTTTGATGGCGGAAATTATTCAAGATCCGCAATTGCGCTACACCCCTGACAACCAAATCCCGATTGCTGAGATGCTGGTGCAGTTTCCCGGCAGCCGTGCAGAAGATCCACCGGCAACGTTGAAGGTGGTGGGATGGGGAAATTTGGCCCAAGAAATCCAAGAACGCTATCACCAGGGCGATCAGGTTGTAATTGAAGGCCGGTTGAATATGAACACGATTGACCGGCCTGAAGGGTTTAAGGAAAAACGCGCTGAGTTAACGGCTCAACGGATACACATCCTAGGGGCTAATGCCGGCTTCAGTTCTCCTGCCGCTCCTGCATCTGCCCCCAGCAACGTGGTTCCCTTGGGTTCGCGGACTCCACCCACTCCCGCACCTCGCTGGAGTGACGCCCCAACCGGCGGAGAGTCAAAGCCCTCATGGCAGCAATCTCCTGCTGGCAATACCCAAACCCCACCGCCGGCATCCCGTCCCGCTCCGATCCCTCCCACCCCTGAGAGCGATTCAGATTCTCCCCTTGATGAAATTCCTTTTTAG
- the lipB gene encoding lipoyl(octanoyl) transferase LipB — protein MDSTTFPIPTEHPEPQRYRCWLYNEAQVPYSVAWKWQQSLVAARRDNPELEDVLILLEHPPVYTLGQGASLDFLKFDPTGTEFEVHRVERGGEVTYHCPGQLVGYPILNLRRHQQDLHWYLRQLEEVLIQVLETYGLKGERVAGMTGVWVEGRKVAAIGIKVSRWITMHGFALNVCPSLKGFERIVPCGIPDKPVGSLAQFIPSIELDSVRQEVAAGFARVFDLQLIEQYELDQLF, from the coding sequence ATGGATTCGACTACTTTTCCAATTCCCACCGAACACCCTGAGCCGCAGCGCTATCGTTGTTGGCTCTATAACGAGGCACAAGTTCCTTACTCGGTTGCCTGGAAGTGGCAGCAGTCACTGGTCGCAGCACGCCGCGACAACCCTGAGTTAGAAGATGTTTTGATTTTGCTGGAGCATCCGCCAGTCTACACGCTAGGACAAGGTGCAAGTTTGGACTTTCTCAAATTCGACCCCACCGGCACCGAGTTTGAAGTGCACCGGGTTGAGCGAGGGGGTGAAGTGACTTATCACTGTCCAGGACAACTGGTTGGCTATCCGATTCTCAATTTGCGCCGGCACCAGCAGGACTTGCACTGGTACTTGCGCCAATTAGAGGAAGTTTTAATCCAAGTCTTAGAAACTTATGGACTTAAAGGCGAACGCGTTGCCGGCATGACAGGCGTTTGGGTGGAAGGGCGCAAAGTTGCAGCTATTGGCATTAAAGTTAGCCGGTGGATTACCATGCACGGGTTTGCTTTAAATGTGTGTCCCAGCTTAAAAGGATTTGAGCGCATTGTTCCTTGCGGAATTCCCGATAAGCCGGTGGGCAGTTTGGCACAATTTATTCCCAGCATTGAACTAGACTCGGTGCGTCAAGAGGTGGCTGCCGGTTTCGCCAGAGTGTTTGACTTGCAACTGATTGAGCAATACGAGCTTGATCAATTGTTTTGA
- the hpf gene encoding ribosome hibernation-promoting factor, HPF/YfiA family: protein MKLVIHGKNIEITDAIREYVNQKIEKAVSHFQNLTMEVDVHLSVARNPRITPNQAAEVTIYANGTVIRAEESSETLYASIDLVADKIARQLRKYKEKRQDQKTNVQPTATVEVPEQEQVVPDLIGDRTAELPSEVVRTKYFAMPAMTIAEALEQLQVIDHDFYMFRNAESGEINVIYERKNHGGYGVIQPRNGNGHTNGKNGKTAHSNSANPEKSKSGQI from the coding sequence ATGAAGCTTGTTATCCACGGCAAAAATATTGAAATCACCGATGCGATTCGTGAGTACGTCAATCAAAAGATTGAGAAAGCGGTGAGTCACTTTCAGAATTTGACAATGGAAGTAGATGTGCATCTGTCAGTAGCTCGAAATCCTCGGATCACCCCGAATCAAGCAGCTGAAGTGACGATCTACGCCAACGGAACGGTGATCCGTGCCGAAGAAAGCAGCGAAACCTTGTATGCCAGCATCGATTTAGTCGCGGATAAGATCGCTCGGCAGTTGCGTAAATATAAAGAAAAACGCCAGGATCAAAAAACGAACGTTCAACCAACCGCCACTGTGGAGGTTCCGGAACAAGAGCAAGTGGTGCCCGATCTAATTGGTGATCGCACTGCCGAACTTCCCAGCGAAGTGGTGAGGACAAAGTATTTCGCCATGCCGGCAATGACGATTGCTGAAGCCTTAGAACAGCTACAGGTCATCGATCACGATTTCTATATGTTCCGCAATGCCGAAAGCGGCGAGATTAACGTCATATACGAACGAAAAAACCACGGCGGTTATGGGGTGATTCAACCGCGTAACGGCAATGGCCATACCAATGGTAAAAACGGAAAGACCGCTCACAGCAATAGTGCGAATCCGGAAAAGTCAAAATCTGGGCAGATATAA
- a CDS encoding peroxiredoxin, with product MTVKVGDTAPDFTLPSQAGTPVSLQNFRGKKAVVLYFYPKDDTPGCTTQSCAFRDKYEAFKDAGAEVIGVSGDSLASHQQFATKHNLPFTLLSDAGNLLRKLYGVPSTLGILPGRVTYVIDRDGVVQHIFNSQMNFKAHIEESLKTLRQIQV from the coding sequence ATGACAGTTAAAGTTGGAGACACTGCCCCCGATTTCACCTTACCTTCTCAAGCCGGCACCCCTGTCAGCCTCCAGAATTTCCGAGGCAAAAAGGCTGTTGTGCTGTATTTTTACCCCAAAGACGACACCCCAGGCTGTACGACTCAATCCTGCGCTTTCCGCGATAAGTACGAAGCGTTTAAAGATGCCGGTGCTGAGGTGATTGGCGTCAGCGGCGACTCCCTGGCGTCTCACCAGCAATTTGCCACCAAACACAATCTCCCTTTCACGCTGCTAAGCGACGCCGGCAACCTGCTGCGGAAGCTTTACGGCGTCCCGTCAACTTTGGGAATCCTTCCGGGTAGAGTGACTTATGTCATTGATCGCGATGGTGTTGTGCAGCATATCTTTAACTCCCAGATGAACTTTAAAGCTCACATTGAGGAGTCGCTGAAAACGTTGCGACAAATCCAAGTTTAG
- a CDS encoding DNA (cytosine-5-)-methyltransferase, translating into MSGDVCSYNPQIKQQPDVLLVGVPCQGFSLGGNRNNYDTRNLLYKQVIRIAKICQPRVIVIENVLNLRTMKTPDTGRPFAEQIAADLEQLGYEVLSDIFKVCYYGVPQTRRRFVFVAFLGGRPLRYFLPRPDSETTIREFLYELAQSRVTNLPNHQPEWGFKSAVHIETRQPFVPGEEIVPVRLSRTASDGNPIRSFDAPFPAIDTATIWGWAQGNIVAARHQKDRLNGKFVRNPEADVTLWRVSASRLRSFTHREYARLQTFPDDWVFVGGNKRDIHLQIGNAVPVRFAQQIARNIRIALESLDQNLAFFDEMATGNLLLF; encoded by the coding sequence ATTTCAGGGGATGTCTGTTCCTACAATCCGCAAATTAAACAACAGCCTGATGTTCTGCTTGTCGGCGTTCCTTGTCAAGGATTCTCTCTCGGTGGAAATCGCAATAACTATGATACGCGTAACCTACTTTATAAACAAGTAATTCGGATTGCAAAAATTTGCCAACCAAGGGTCATTGTTATCGAAAATGTGCTAAATCTTCGCACAATGAAAACTCCTGATACCGGACGACCTTTTGCAGAGCAAATTGCTGCTGACTTGGAGCAGCTAGGCTATGAAGTTTTGTCCGATATTTTCAAAGTTTGCTATTACGGAGTGCCCCAAACTCGCCGGCGCTTTGTGTTTGTCGCATTTCTCGGAGGACGCCCCTTAAGATACTTTTTGCCAAGACCAGACTCAGAAACAACTATTAGAGAGTTTCTCTACGAGCTGGCGCAATCTAGAGTAACTAACCTGCCAAATCATCAGCCTGAGTGGGGGTTCAAAAGTGCAGTTCACATTGAAACCCGCCAGCCATTTGTTCCGGGTGAGGAAATTGTGCCAGTGCGTTTGTCGAGAACTGCCTCTGATGGCAACCCCATTCGCTCATTTGATGCACCATTTCCAGCTATTGACACGGCAACAATTTGGGGCTGGGCGCAAGGAAATATTGTGGCGGCGAGACATCAAAAAGATAGACTCAATGGAAAATTTGTTAGAAATCCCGAAGCAGATGTAACGCTTTGGCGGGTTTCAGCTTCGCGGCTGAGGTCATTCACACATCGAGAATACGCACGTTTGCAGACTTTTCCAGATGATTGGGTTTTTGTAGGAGGAAATAAGCGGGATATTCATCTGCAAATTGGCAACGCTGTACCAGTGCGGTTTGCACAACAAATCGCAAGAAATATTAGAATTGCTCTCGAATCCCTCGATCAAAATTTAGCTTTTTTTGATGAGATGGCAACGGGCAATCTGCTGCTATTTTAA
- the crtH gene encoding carotenoid isomerase has product MPAASFQPSNPNLQASVFDAIVIGSGIGGLVTATQLAAKGAKVLVLESYLIPGGSAGYFEREGYRFDVGASMIFGFGERGTTNLLTRALKAVDVSLETIPDPVQIHYHLPGGLDLQVHKDYEKFLQELIRYFPHEREGIRKFYDECWKVFNCLNAMELLSLEELGYLTRVFFQHPLACLGLVKYLPQNAGDIAKRYISDPALLKFIDMECYCWSVVPADLTPMINAGMVFSDRHYGGINYPKGGVGKIAEKLVEGLEKAGGQIQYQAKVSEIITEKGRAVGVKLATGEVYRAKRIVSNATRWDTFEKLLPADQMPAAEKRWQERYKKSPSFLSLHLGVEASVLPADTDCHHIVLEDWERMEDPEGTIFVSIPTLLDPDLAPKGYHIIHTFTPNWIDDWQGLSAGEYEQKKEEAGWRIVDRLEKIFPGLDAGLDYMEVGTGRTHRRFLGREDGTYGPIPQRKLLGLLGMPFNRTSIPGLYCVGDSTFPGQGLNAVAFSGFACAHRVAVDLGL; this is encoded by the coding sequence ATGCCCGCAGCTTCTTTCCAACCCTCAAACCCCAACCTGCAAGCCTCGGTTTTTGATGCAATTGTTATCGGATCTGGCATCGGCGGATTAGTCACAGCAACCCAACTGGCAGCCAAGGGAGCCAAAGTGCTGGTGCTGGAAAGTTATCTGATCCCGGGCGGGAGTGCCGGCTATTTTGAGCGAGAAGGCTATCGCTTTGATGTGGGTGCGTCGATGATTTTTGGCTTTGGCGAACGCGGCACCACAAATCTACTCACAAGGGCGCTGAAAGCGGTTGATGTTAGTTTGGAAACTATTCCCGACCCCGTGCAGATTCACTATCATTTACCGGGAGGATTGGATCTGCAAGTTCACAAAGACTATGAGAAGTTTTTGCAAGAGCTGATCCGTTATTTTCCCCATGAGCGGGAAGGGATTCGCAAATTTTACGATGAATGCTGGAAGGTTTTCAACTGCCTAAATGCGATGGAATTGCTGTCGCTAGAGGAATTGGGGTATTTGACGCGAGTGTTTTTCCAGCATCCTTTAGCGTGTTTGGGATTGGTGAAGTATTTGCCGCAAAATGCTGGGGATATTGCCAAGCGCTACATTAGCGATCCCGCGCTATTGAAGTTTATTGATATGGAGTGTTATTGCTGGTCTGTTGTGCCGGCAGATTTGACGCCAATGATTAATGCCGGCATGGTGTTTTCAGATCGGCATTATGGGGGAATTAATTACCCGAAAGGTGGAGTCGGCAAAATTGCGGAAAAACTCGTGGAAGGCTTGGAAAAGGCTGGGGGTCAAATTCAGTACCAAGCCAAAGTGAGTGAGATTATTACAGAAAAGGGACGTGCAGTCGGCGTTAAGCTAGCAACCGGCGAAGTGTATCGCGCCAAGCGAATTGTCTCGAATGCAACGCGCTGGGATACGTTTGAGAAGTTGTTGCCGGCAGATCAGATGCCGGCGGCTGAGAAGAGATGGCAAGAACGGTATAAAAAGTCTCCTAGCTTCCTGAGTTTGCATTTAGGAGTTGAGGCGAGTGTGCTGCCGGCGGATACCGATTGTCATCACATTGTCCTAGAAGATTGGGAGCGAATGGAAGATCCGGAAGGCACGATTTTCGTATCTATTCCCACGCTATTAGATCCTGATTTAGCCCCCAAAGGCTATCACATCATTCATACCTTTACCCCTAATTGGATAGATGATTGGCAGGGATTGTCTGCCGGTGAATATGAACAGAAAAAAGAGGAAGCCGGTTGGCGAATCGTTGACCGACTAGAGAAGATTTTCCCCGGTTTAGATGCGGGGTTGGATTATATGGAAGTCGGGACGGGACGAACTCACCGGCGCTTTTTAGGCCGAGAAGATGGCACCTATGGCCCAATCCCCCAGCGCAAGTTATTGGGGTTGTTAGGAATGCCATTTAATCGCACATCAATTCCGGGGTTGTATTGTGTGGGAGACAGTACATTCCCAGGGCAAGGTTTAAATGCAGTAGCCTTTTCCGGTTTTGCCTGTGCTCACCGAGTTGCCGTGGATTTGGGGCTTTAA
- the upp gene encoding uracil phosphoribosyltransferase, whose protein sequence is MTLQMRVYVPPHPLIKHWLAVARDALTPSALFRSAMTELGRWLTYEASRDWLPTEETTVQTPLATCPATMVTPEVPVVVVPILRAGLALLEGAQMVLPLAAIYHLGMVRNEETLQVSCYLNKLPARLDPNTRVLISEPMLATGGTIMATMAELTQRGVDPSLIRIISVVTAPPALQQLSVAYPNLNIYTAAIDEGLNAQGFIVPGLGDAGDRTFGT, encoded by the coding sequence ATGACGCTTCAAATGCGGGTCTATGTTCCACCCCATCCCTTAATCAAACACTGGCTGGCTGTAGCTCGCGACGCTTTGACGCCATCGGCTCTGTTTCGCAGCGCCATGACAGAACTGGGACGCTGGCTGACTTATGAAGCGAGTCGAGACTGGTTGCCAACAGAAGAAACCACCGTTCAGACGCCTTTAGCAACCTGTCCAGCGACAATGGTGACTCCAGAGGTGCCGGTGGTGGTGGTGCCTATTTTGCGGGCGGGGTTAGCGCTACTGGAAGGGGCGCAGATGGTGCTGCCTTTAGCGGCGATTTATCACCTCGGCATGGTGCGGAATGAGGAGACATTGCAAGTTAGCTGTTATTTAAACAAGTTGCCGGCGCGCTTAGATCCAAACACACGGGTGCTGATCAGCGAACCGATGCTAGCAACCGGCGGCACCATTATGGCAACGATGGCAGAATTAACTCAGCGCGGCGTAGATCCCAGCTTAATTCGGATTATTTCTGTGGTGACTGCCCCACCGGCACTGCAACAGCTGAGCGTCGCTTACCCCAATTTAAACATTTACACCGCCGCTATCGATGAAGGACTGAACGCTCAGGGGTTTATCGTGCCCGGTTTAGGCGATGCCGGCGATCGGACTTTTGGCACTTGA
- a CDS encoding YggT family protein, which produces MSSVVELLINTLSTFLSIYLVLLFIRILLSWFPNINWFDPPFSIVAQLTDPYLNVFRSIIPPLGGIDFSAILAIILLQVVQSILPSLLNFQSTSGF; this is translated from the coding sequence ATGTCTTCTGTCGTCGAACTGCTGATTAATACCCTGAGTACCTTTCTAAGCATTTATTTGGTACTTTTGTTTATTCGGATTCTCTTGAGCTGGTTTCCGAATATTAACTGGTTTGACCCGCCGTTTTCAATTGTGGCTCAGTTAACTGATCCTTATCTCAATGTATTCCGCTCCATTATTCCTCCCCTAGGCGGCATTGACTTTTCCGCTATTCTTGCCATTATTTTGCTGCAAGTTGTCCAGTCGATTCTTCCTTCCCTGCTTAATTTCCAAAGTACATCAGGTTTTTAA